The Pseudoalteromonas tunicata genome segment TAGGCCCTTTACTTTGTCTTCTTCTTCACCACGTGCAGTCAACATAATAATTGGGATGTGACGAGTATATTCACTTTGTTTAATCTTTTTAGCAATTTGTATTCCACTACCGCCAGGTAGCATCCAATCCAATAAAATCATATCTGGATAAGGTTCCATCAAAGAGGCAATGGCTGAGTCATAATCTTCTGCTTCGATAGCTTGAAATCCATTTTGCTCTAGTACAAACACCAACATTTCGCGAATTGGTGCTTCGTCATCAACTACAAGTATTCTACGTGACATCCTTTAACTCTCTTCAGTACTTTAAACTGCAGCTATTATTATGACTAATTATGACATTTTTATGAAAAAGTGCTTATTTTGGCGTTAAATGTGAAACACAAACAAAACAAATAAGTCATAATTAAGTTAACTCAATGATTTTTAAAACATAAATTAATCATCATTTTTATACAAACTATCACATTTATTAAATTTAGATATAAAAAAACAGTAATTCGCATTACTGTTTTAAGAATTTTCAAAGACAAAAGATTAATTGAGCAGCTATTTCGGTCAGTCTTATTTAAAAATCATAACGTAATGTCACCGCTAAATGATCCTGATCTTCTATGGTATCCATATTGAACATACTATAAAGCAAATACATACGGGCTTGTTTACTGAGTTTGCGTTCAACACCCAGTGACGCTGCATCACCCGTATCTTTTAATTTACCAAACGCCATATCACTGTGTTGATACTGACCTAACAATTTATAATCATCAATTTTATAAGATGCACTAAACATGTAACCATCACCATCGGTGCCATCAGCGTCTTTTTCACTGTCTTGGTACATGCCTCCGAGCATTAAATCGCCCAGTTGAAATTGCCCTGTTAGTCTTGTAACAGTATAGCCTGCTACCTTTTCGTCTCGAGCCAACGCCAAATACATATTGGTGCGTTTTAAGTGAATATCGCCATAAGTTATCGCGGCTGAAATCCCATTTTCATCATTTTGTTTGCTGTTTTCTTTCGCGACATAAGTCACCAATAGTTTAACTTCACCCATAAGTGGTGACTGGTATCGAATAGAATCACCTAATCGGTTCTCACCATTAAATAAAACTTTAATATCAGCAGCAAAATCATTCATTACATCGACTTGGTTTTCAGATTTTTTCATGGCGGTATCCATACGACCAATCATGATCTCACCAAAATTGCCTTTTAAGCCTACATATTGGTCTCTGGCTGTTAAATTCTCAGCTTTTGCCCCATCATGATCTTGCTCAGTAACGTTGACCTCCCACTCAAAACGAAATACCGCCTCAAGACTATCATTAAC includes the following:
- a CDS encoding porin; translated protein: MKTKVTNAVLLSSALLCSTAYAEDIKLYGRAHLGIQSSDVGEGRETDIESYASRLGVLSNHKVNDSLEAVFRFEWEVNVTEQDHDGAKAENLTARDQYVGLKGNFGEIMIGRMDTAMKKSENQVDVMNDFAADIKVLFNGENRLGDSIRYQSPLMGEVKLLVTYVAKENSKQNDENGISAAITYGDIHLKRTNMYLALARDEKVAGYTVTRLTGQFQLGDLMLGGMYQDSEKDADGTDGDGYMFSASYKIDDYKLLGQYQHSDMAFGKLKDTGDAASLGVERKLSKQARMYLLYSMFNMDTIEDQDHLAVTLRYDF